A stretch of DNA from Malus sylvestris chromosome 9, drMalSylv7.2, whole genome shotgun sequence:
CAAAATTTGAATGTTAACAACAATTTCCTCCTTCAACATACATCAAATTTGGTTAGTTATCTGATCAATTATAATCCTAGATGTCAAAGGAGGCCCTAAAAACTACAAAACAAAAATTCGACAAAGATTTGGTAATTAAAGGCACTCACCTTTGGTGGTATTGTCTCTTGCACAACAATTTGCTTTGATTCCTTCATCATGCCATGCATCTTATGAGTATCTACAATTTTGTTCTCCAAATTTTTCAAAAGGTCGAGCATTTGTTCTACTGAAAACGCATCGAGACGATCTTCCCATGCAGGATACTTCTCTTCACAGCTCTTGCTGCGTAGCTTCCCAAACTCCTCCTTCACTTGAACCGTTCGCGTGGCATAGAAGTCACCCAAACTTTGGACCTTCTTGACCTTTGATGAATTTGATTTGTACATATCAATTATTTCCTTGACATCTTTAAATTCCGCAGGGAACGTTGCTGCTCTGCTCACTTTACCCTTGGATTTCTTCTCGTAAACGATCGTACACACCTTCACATCACAAAGTGTGTGTAATTCAACCGCCTTCTTCAACAATCCGTTCCTTCTCTTTCGAAAAGTAACCTTACGCGAACGTTCGTTCGGAATTAACTCCAAAGGTAACTTTGATTTGCTTCGACCCATGTTAGTGTTATTTTTTGAACCGATGCAGAAAAATGGAGTTTTAGGGTTCTTTAGGTCATGGTTGTTTATATAAGAGATTTGAGATTTccttttatcacaaaaaaaggTAACAAAATCTTTCTGAttgatttttattgttttacttTCTTTACTGATACATTAATCATTGATTAATCACCAAAAAAAATTCTTCGAGATACCAAATCTTCATTCTTTCTTATTCTAACATCCACCATTAATTAAGGAGTTGACTACAATATTTATTACATTTATCTAATACAATCACCATACGACCATCAAAAATATTCTTGTGAACATATGTAAAGAGATTTTTTGTAAACCTAAATTTCGTTTCTGAACACTCAATTTACAATCACCATATAACGGTCAAAAATACTCTTGTGAATTTAAAGAGGTTTTTTGTACGTCCAAATTTCGTTTTTGAACGCTCAATTTAGAGTTTATGTGTTTATCAAACAAATTAGAAGTTTGAGGCATCTCCATGGATGGATTTTCCATGATAAACTTGATAAATGTAGAAACTTAATAGAAAATATAAATGTTAGTTTAAGCTGCTTTTGCATAACATCAATTAATTATACAATTCtcccaggaaaaaaaaaaaaaaaaaaaaagttgactcCCGCCGCCCTCCAAGCTATTCACTAGTGAGTTTCATTCAGAAAAAGCTtctccatcaccaccaccatcatcaccataTCCCTCGATTGTCACAATCAGGAACCACACGGTGCATCAAAGAGCTGCTGACACGAGAAATGTACGAATTCTTTGCAAAAGCTCCGCCTTCACGGAATCGGGGACGGAGGCTGTGTGGAAAAGAGCCGAGACAAACTTACAATTGTTAGAGCAACACAATGGAAAAAGAAATATATGGCAAATTTAAACAGTGAGATCAACCGATTCGAAGGTACAAAGAAGTGAGTACTAATTGGCAAACGGGGGATTAACATCTGGTTCACATGAAGCTGGATGAAAGTATGTCAAGGTCCAATGAGATCCAGGTAACTTGAATCTCTTTTAATTCCAAGACTACTTTCCTTGATTGTCAATATACGTACGGTCtgtttcatttcattttccCAGATGAAGCTCAGTCTCACTTATAGAGAGGATAACATTATGAAGGAACCGATTAATTTTGACTACGGAGGATAAGTGTAGTATTAGTAATGCCTAAACAGAAACCTCGCTCGAGCTACAGTGAAGGGGTTTTAATGACCCTGATGATCAGCATCACAAGAAAACAGCCACACCATGACCACAAGGTCCAGAAAACCACCTTCCCTGGCTCTGACAAAACCCACAACTGCGGGCTTGTAGCTTCCTAACCCACCTATTCTACAGAATACGAGACTACCACTCTGACCTGCACCACCCACCCGACTTCATTACAAATGCTCAAAAACACCATCATCTAGACAATCCATACTCCCTCACGAACACCACCAGCCCATTTTTACAGAGACGTCCAACTACTCCCACACCATCCATCATGCTACCTACTCCCATGAAGACACCATCATCTATTATACTCTCAATACTACCTTTGCATTACGCACACCAAACACAGTATGCCATAGGAGAATTGGTAAAATAAGACGTGGAAGTTTTCCACGAAGATGATATTTTTAGCAAATTATGTAGACAAACAAGGCCTTTTATGCAAATCATTGTGAGTCTGAGACAATCAGAAGAATATGATGAATGAAAGAAAGGGTTACCTCTGCCCTTTGGGGTCATTACATGTACAAGATCATCAACTGTAACATTGTTCCTCCCCTTTTTCTTTATAAACGCCCTAACGATAAAAAGATATTAAAAGATGCTCAATTAGCAACCTTGATATGTGAACACTTGGTTGAGTGCCTGAAAAACATTATGGTATATATACAGAAACGATTTTGCAACATAGAAAGTAATGGATGATTCGATGTACGAGTTATCAAATAGTTCATGACCGAAGCTATCTTAGCATCCGATTCCATTTGCAGACATCAAGGCTAGAACAGTTGGCTTTTGCATACAATTATAATATCGAGGTTGCCGTAAACCCAAAGACAAGATTCAGCTTACACAACCATCGAGCCCCTAGGACCATGCCGCAACCTCCAAAGGGAAGAATGCGGAACTCAGTCAAAATCGGTTGCCTTGTAGAGTAAATACCACCATGACCTCAAAACAATCTTGTCTgagtgcatggcaatgaagcCTGGGTAAATTTACGAGTGTTGCCTAAATTGACCAACATTGTAACCGGGTTTGTTGAATTTCTAACAAATGTCATACTTTTGATGCATCACAAATCCAGTGAGGGCGCATTTTAAAAGATTTCCAATTGTCCAGCACCTTCAGGTTCATATGACAAGACGATATATATTCTAAACTACACTGGTTTGGGGGGAGGGTGATTCGAACTTGGGTGCAGGAGGGCGGGAACACTATCCAGGTCAACTCGCCTAACCCACATCAACCTCGAAATTACTAATCAAACAACAAAACATTGATGTTTACTGAATTTCCATACAGTAATTTATGAATGGATCAAAGAAATACCTGCAAAGAGCTTTCATTTCATCCTTCCACCCGCACTCTATCAGCCTTTCCCTCAGAAGCTCCATTAACCTCTCCTTTTCCCCGCTCTCAATCAACTGTAAAAACCAGGCAGTAAATTCGAACCAGAAACCGGAATAATCTAAAATCAACCCCCCAGttccaaaaaagaaataaataactataacaattaattaaattaaaataaaacaccgCACCTCGATGTTGATAAGCTCTTGACGAGTGGGCtctttttcttgattttctGCAACATCCGGCGTCGGTGGACGATTCACAGATTTCCtccttaattttccaacaaaatatgaagaaaattaCACTAAAAATCCGTtctttttcacacaaaaattgcaaaatacaaattaaaaaaaaaaccccacaaataataaaatcgtataaaacccacaaaatttgctaaaattttaattcattaatttttttcccGGGAAAGTTTTTTCCACGAAAGCATTAAAAGCCCTAGTTAGCTGAGCTCAGGGTAGGGGACTGACATGGTCTTAGGAATCGGAGACCAAGTAAATCTCGGCCGTCGAACACTCTGCGACTTGAAGGAGGAAAgtagattgattgattgatcAGGATTATTGATGATGGTTAACGAACGAACATCTCAGACTGGTTAAACTGCAAATTAACGATTTCGTCTCCTACAGTCAAACTGTGATGCAGGTTTAATATTGGGCCCATGGGCCCTTTCTTATCGAATTATATTGGGCTGGGCTCTGATCACAATTTATTTCTTcttgaatactactagacccaCTCTAGTGTCTTATTTCCTCACCCACTTTATAATCTCATTCAtcacaaaaagttaaaaacttgAAGTGTTATATTCCCATCAAcgattattcctaaaataacttTATATtgaaattctttttattttgatttttattgaGTAAAACAAAATCTACAAATACACGATTCAATTGATCAAGATGCACAACGAGGATCGCATCTATACAATACATTTTACACAATTCTTGACGTCTTCTCCATCCTCCAGCATGCCACCCACCCCAAAAACACCTTGTTCCACTTCATTTGCGCCTACCACAACGATCGATATGTGGATTGTGGACAAACAAGCCTTTATCCCAGTTTTCAAGGCTGTTTGTTGGTACtgacaacaaaaacaaacatatCAAATTAAAATGGCCAAAGGTATTGGGGACTTGATTTTTTTAAAGATTTAGAGAGGTGGGTTGTTCTAGAAGATGGAGAAGAACGAACCTATCAACCTACATGGTAgggatttttcttttctttggtcTTAGATGTCATTTTACAAAAGAGTAAATTtggtattaaatttttttattaaaagatgg
This window harbors:
- the LOC126633692 gene encoding transcription and mRNA export factor ENY2; protein product: MRKSVNRPPTPDVAENQEKEPTRQELINIELIESGEKERLMELLRERLIECGWKDEMKALCRAFIKKKGRNNVTVDDLVHVMTPKGRASVPDSVKAELLQRIRTFLVSAAL
- the LOC126582613 gene encoding agamous-like MADS-box protein AGL19 codes for the protein MGRSKSKLPLELIPNERSRKVTFRKRRNGLLKKAVELHTLCDVKVCTIVYEKKSKGKVSRAATFPAEFKDVKEIIDMYKSNSSKVKKVQSLGDFYATRTVQVKEEFGKLRSKSCEEKYPAWEDRLDAFSVEQMLDLLKNLENKIVDTHKMHGMMKESKQIVVQETIPPKATFKSNREYSQMQSAGTSWANNNNIQYICSSATISNSNIRTSTWDIPAPYGNMDGNATFCNPMQQQPCMYDSIFSSAASQQQEAAVVPSVENPNPIGIVPLSVSYDQPMLSLTMQPSYLECPISASAFGLSSEYDQQFGAFQSQHMFYDNVFFDNMAHFE